The genomic window TCCTGTGACCCAGAAGGGTTTTTGTGTCGTTTGGCCCAGTGCTCTGCTTTCATAGCAGTGGATTAGCTGATCCCGTAAACAGACTGAAGGAGAGGGATTTGATGTCTCCGTTACACCTGTTGTACTCCTGTATGGTACCATGTCTTGTTTACAACTTCATTTCAACTCTTTACTTCACTTTAtgaagtaaagtgttaccatgtttTCATCTCATACATTTAAATGAGTTTAGAAGTAGATGTGCATCAGTGAAAATGAACTTCACCTGCGAGTCTTGTTCTGACGGCCCTGTTAACGGTCCGTATGGCCCAAAAGCCTTTAATCAGATCTGATTCCTTTACCTCATTGTGGTACGCTTTTCCCTCAGTAATCTGGGATGTAAGTACCACCATCACAGATGACCATTACCTGTGCAATGACACTTACTGCAGGCTCTGAGTGCATCTGAATGGTGACAACTGAAATAATACGAAACCCTTAAATAGCAGCATTTAATGCTTCTGATATCATGATGATGCTGCTACACTAATGAGATTCAGATGTGCAAAAATATACTTGAATTCAATGTTTTAAGCCACATAAGTTTAACGAGGTCTAAACTCCTGAGCTTCTTCTCAGCATTTCACTCTTTATCAAGAATAACaagaactgtaaaatatatattgatgGACCACTAATATGAATTGCAATATATCTAATGAAGTTAAAACTATTTTAGATTTTGATGCATTTGGTgtctaattgcatttaatatttatcagttcatgcattcccttgAATTTAAAACCATAGCTTTGGCATTGCTAGCATCATGTTTTAATATCCGAGCTAAAGAAATGTATAAAGCTGCATGCATTAAATTTGAgggttttttttagaaagaatttAGAAATGATAATGATTTTTTAGGTGTCATTACCGAAccgttcagtactcttcagtggaCGTTGATGAATTCGAGGTGAGTTTATCAGAGCTGTTGCTGATCCGGTAATGGGTCGAGACAGAAGCCACCTGTGGGAATTAGGCGGGCAGATGGCGACTGGTTTTCCCCTCACAGGATCTCTTGACCTCAACCCCCACCTGCTGCGGATATCACCAGTACATAAGTCTTGAGAGCAGTTCAGATCTTCCCACTGAACCAGGACGATGTGATCAGCAGGACTCACTGAAGCGTAGTCTGTGTGTTTCTGATAACTCCTGTAATAACTGGTATTCTTGAGTGTGAGTTACTTATGTTTATTTCCAGCAGCCATGACTGGAAACAATGTTTTGTCACTTGTCAGTAGTATTAAATCTAAAGACTTCATTGTCAGTCTGATGGTGCTGGAAGCAGAGTGTTTTTGGAGCTTCACCTGTAGAGGACACTGTTGAGTTACATCTTGAAGATCAGGTGAACCCATGAGGTCAAGGTCATTCAACATGAAGCATCTACTGTGTGTCTGCATTAGTGCTTACAGAAGTCACAATGAAGGTCTGAATGTCATTGAAATCAATAAAATAGCTAATTAAGTGTCTGTATCGGCTTGTTTCGAAATGCTGCAGAATCCTTTCTCTTCACTAATGTCATTTTTCTTCACATTTGCTCAGGGTTTATTGAGCTCATGTGTTTTTTGGTGAGTGTTAGATCTCTCAAGGGTGCGCACAGATGCAGCGGCTCCGTTCAGACGGGACGGGTGAAGGCTGCACTCCCTCAGATCTGGACAGACAGCAGCAGACACATGTTCAGCACATGTGGAATAATCCTGCAGCACGACAGCTGCTGCTCTCACCCTGATCTCAGGAGTTCATGAGAACAGCCTTTATTCAAAACAGAAACCATTTGGAACAATAAACACTACCGTTcagatttttgaaagaaattaatacttttattcaacaaatatGTGTTaagttgataaaaagtgacagtaaagacctaTATTGtcagaaaagatttctatttggaataaatgctgtttttttttactttttattcatcaaagagtctCGAAAAAGATATCATAGCtcctaaaaaatattaagtagcaaaaaaggtttccaacattaataattaatcagcatatcagaatgatttctgaagatcatgtgacactggagactggaggaatgatgctgaaaatacagctttgatcacaggaataaattacatctcaaagtacattaaaatataacgcgttttttttaactgtaataatatttcacaatattactgttttctttcatcaaatgaatgcatccttgatgagcagaagagacttctttaaaaagtcataaaaatcccTTCTAAGATATTCAGAAAATGTCTTTGTCGTTTTGACTAAAACGGCTTTTTAAAAGAtgtttatcagatgtttgtacactgAGGAAGTGCTCTGGAGTGGTATTTGTGTGCTACCTTCACAATCTGCTGGTCCAGTGGTCAACAGAAGCATCTGCGGGGTGCTGGAGATCAATGTGGACAGCTGTGGGACGGAAACAGCTGTTCATCAGAGTAACTGAAGGAGGTGCACAAGTGTAACACGAGCGTCTAAAGTTGAACCCGGCACAGATTCACCAGCTTCTGATGTGAAAACTACCAACAAATGTTTGTTTAGACACATTATACCAGTAAAACAGAACTGTTCTCTGGAGACACACTTTCTGGctcatctatacacacacacacacacactctgtggtATTGCACAGACGTGCAGCTgtcagtgagattagacttttaGCAGGTGTCTATTTTTAGTGCCGGTTGAACAGATCACAAAGGCACGTCAGCACTTCTGATCATGCTGTTTAACAGCCAGCTGATAACAAAGACGTACATCACATCATGAGTGTCCATCAGCAGCTCCAGACTAAACCTCAGCACAGGGGTCAGAGGTGGCCACGGGGTTTGGACCGTGCCGGACAGTTCTTGGCATACGTGCAAATAGCTGGACGGGTGAAGAAACTCTTCATTAGAAAACCTGTTGGAGTGttaaacattacacacacacacatatcaggcTCCAAAAGACCACACTGGAAATCTACAAATAACTCTCACTTGGTAATAAAGTTTTATGGTTCTGGAAATGTTTGAAACAACGTTATGATGCTAAAGGTCTAAGAAATATTTCAGATTGTGCACTGATTTTAGTACAGTGATCATATGAACTCTGATGATGAAATTATGAAATGATTTGCACATGCATCTCCAGTGCTAATACGTTCTAAATACACTCTATTATGCTGTTATTATgaactcattttaaaatatgaaataaaacatctattaaaaaaaatagtaatgtcaCTAGTGGATTTagacttttggaccccatttGGTCCAAACAAATCagacatatacaaacacattaacGATTAAAAATATACTCTGGATAGAAATGTCattataaaaaactaaatctgtGTCCAAACtggaacaaaacaacacaaaaggtGTTTATTCATACCTTAAGAATTATACCGACATGCTGTATGATACTGTGATTTCTGAACATAATATGGAGGGGACACGCTGTTACTCAAACAGAGTTTATTCATTGCAGTGCATTAAGAGTACTTCTGTTCTGCAGGTGAAAATATATCTAGCTGTGCATGTTCAGATGTACAAATACAGTGGGCAAAATGTAAACATCGCCGGGGAACATCAACAAGTTAGCATATTTCATATACTACATTCAAGAACATCAATGTAAGTACCCTGAAACCCAATGAGTTTCCTTTTATGAAATGATAAGCAAGTGTATAAGAGAATAAAAAAGTCCAGATAACAGGCAACCAGTTATTAAGATAAAGAGCAAAGTAAAGGGTCACGGCGCATTCAAAGTGTCTATGACGTCAGTGCTGATGCCTTTTAAATATGACAGAAAAgctaaatgtgtatttttcataTCAGATCTGTGCTCTAATAACTTAATGCAGGATAAATAATCACATTCACAAGAATCAAATGATGGCCTTCAACTAGCCCTcaattattttttccatctgaaatATTCATTACTTGACATCTTTGTGCAAAAAGTGGATTAAAATTGATTGTTGGTGATCGGGGAGGAAGAAACACTTGCACAGCACTGCACTCCTAACACGGCcttagttaaaacaaaccaaacacaTTCAGAAGAACAGTAGGTTTTACAGCTGACATCGTAATGACAATAACATTCTGGAAAGATCAGAATAAACAATCATAGTCAGAAACAAACCACTCATCCTTACATGAAATGTTTGGTccacacaaaaatataatttgatcATTAAATCCCTGCAGCCCATGTTAAAAATCATGACAAAAGATCAGAAGCCATCTAATATACCCACCAAACACTGAACACCAGACATAAAATGCTCATTAaaagctaataaataataaatagaaacaagatactacaaatattaaaaacaaagtatttgAGATACGGCGTGTTTTGGTGTAGTAGTCCTTAAATGCATTCATGAGAAAGTGATTGTAACCAGCATCAGAAAGTATTTTAATACTCTATAAAGAACTTCTGAATATCATATTGAATTTAAAGGAGTGCATGTATCTTTTTGTTCAGTTGTTGGATGTTTCTCTTGCGGCGTCATCAGTGATAGAAACGGCTCTACCTCAGTCGAGCAGAGAAGCAGCTCATGTACTCGGTCGTCCAGCGCTCGTCCCTCACACTCAGTGCTGATCTTCTGGACTTCTCCAGGTCAGCTGATCTCGCCCGCCGCCGGTCTGATGATCGTCCACCTTTTCTGACCTCTCTTCTTGTCTGGACGCCCACGTCTGCCCGATGTATCTGAAAATGAATTTGGATTAATTCAGCTTCATGGAGCTCTGATGCGACTCATTTTCCGTTTCCACACTGGTGAAATCCAGCTCCTTAAgctaggtaaaaaatgttagcctgaatgcactttacgtcgctttggataaaagcatctgctaaatgcattaatttaatttaagctaCTAAACTTCTGTATACCAGAGAAGGTAAACTGACTGAAGCTTCAGGTTATCACTGCTCCACGCTGAATAATTCACCGCTTCCACACACAGAGTCAGATGTCACACAGCGCTTCATGCCACTGATTAGTACTCGGCTGTTTAGTCACATCAAAATCTTCCTCTTTGTTTGTATCATTCATTCAAATCTGTTAAAAACACACTCTTGTTCTCTTTTGCTAATGCCTATCAATGTGGGGAAAAAATACAGTgcagctttttaaaatattattaaaaaaaacattggagcaataaaaaaaaattaatatataaaagatcttttattaaaaattatatatatatatatatatatatatatatatatatatagttgatttgtaataaaaattattagcAACTAATTTCTGCTAATGGCTATCCAtacagcaaaaataaacaaaataaaacattttagccaAATTTAGTGTTATCATTATAAACTGAAacgtttaattaaaaattaaaatttaattatttaatatatggtCATAAAGTCTGACAcgatgtattaaaaaatatatatttttatattataaatctaaaatataattgtatattttatattacaattatattttaattgtaataccaATATTAGCAacatatttcttatatatatatattacaaaacgTTCTCATGCCAAATGTCATCATCTGAGGTAATGAACTGGCCTTTATATAACATTGTATAAGGTTCTGAAAGTGAGAGTAGTTTGCATTGCCTCTAATATCAGATTCAGTTCAGAAAGCTGCTTTTATCATCAGGCCTCACCTCTCCAGCGGACACAGACACTCTCATATTTGGTGTCCTTCTGTCCCTGGTCTCAATGTGCCTCTCTGCCCAGTCATGACGGATGAAAGACCGTCTGTTCTCACGGTTGGACGTCCGCTCCTTGCTGCCCGGTGGTTGGCTCTTGGCCCTGGATGGTTTTCTTGATAGAGATAGCTGAGATTCGTCACTATCCAGCTCTTTATCAGGGTAGCAGGGCTCTGAACGGGGCGCACGGTGCCTCTGTCGCCGTTTTAGATTCGATTCTGATGGTCCGTTAGGAGTCACATCTTTATAACCATTTTCTGCGATAAAAGCAAAGATACTACTTTGTTTAAAGGAATATAAAACTTTGTTCGAAGGACAATATAAATCAGGTTTCAGTCATTCCAACAAACTGAGGCTTGCAGGACATGAACGTACCCAAGGGAAGAGAGCTTTCCCCGGCTGAACTCGTATCCGTGTGAACTTCTCCATTCACCTGTGGCTTCCAGGAGGACAGCACCTCTGCGTTCTCCTTCCTGGACTCTGATGAGGAGCTGTAGTGTCTGGCATTCAAGACGTTCCCGTCTTTCAGTTTGGGACTGGATCTGCCGCTCGAGTCGGACCCGCTTTCCCATCTGTCCCCGAATAACGGTCTGTGTGTCTGCTCCATCAGCCTCCGCGTCAGTCTGTACTTCACAGAGTCCTCATAACTTTTGGAGAACGTCTCCCATTTGGGATCTCTGAACTTCTTCATGTACTCCGTCCGGATATTCTTGGACATGATGTTGTTATTGGAAGACATCTGGCCCTGCTGAAATATGAAATAAGCACCTAATAACCTATAATAATGTGTCAGTCTTGTCCATGCACGTCCGCATACTTCACGAATCACTCACCATCTGTTCTCAGAAGTGCACAGTGTGGCTTGCGATGCTTTTAATACTGCAATCAGATGCATGTATCGTTATTCCTGCTCTTAGAGTAGGTTACAGCCCACTgcccacattatttatttatattctttacaTAATACATAAGCCGATGCTACATCCGATCTTTCTAAATAGCATATATTACGTTCTCGGGACGTTTTTAATACACGTTTATTGATAAATCGCGACGATGCTGCCGAGCATGCTTATGCATGCTTAATCATAATCTATTTACaacacattacattaaataaaggtGCAATCGCACTTATTGTAATTAAGAAACTGgataaaatcatgaaaatattagTTGCTAATCTATTAGTTGAAGAAAACAGTCTGATTCGGGCGGCAGCGCACAATGTTTACAGGTCTGTCTTCACCTGAGTGTGTAGGTAAACATTGACTCGGATAAATGTAAGCGCTTTAAACTCACCCACTCCTTTCTTTTCCGTTCCTAATGTTTTAGCGTTGGAAGAAGTCGTACATTTTTATTCTTGTATCCTTGTGAATTCCAAATCCATCAATCCATCGCTGTTGAGCGCCTGCTGCGTACTAGAAAAACAAGCCTCGGCGATATTACAGCTTTGGTGATTTACAATGCGCATGCGCACAACATCACTCGGACTGCCTAAGCACTTGATGcgcacatacgcacacacaatCCAATCTACCGTTTAATTGATCCTAATTTGATTAGAATCGTCTACTTTATTCCAGTGGATAGAAGTTGTTCATTATTTGTGGTGTTAGTTTGTCGTTCGAAGTTTTCCTAAATGGCTAGAGAACATCAGGTGACTGTCTGTATACTTCTTTCCTCTCTTTGTAAGTGATGAAACTTTCTTAGCGCATGCGCATGAAAAGGTATTTGTCTATCTGGAAGATATTTGAActtaaatatgaaacaaatatgAGGTatgggaatattttttttttggatttactaTCTCTGTGCTGTTGGTCAAACAGCCGAAATTAGCTCGTACTTTTCAacagcaatacattttatggTGGTATGGTACATTGGAGGTGTCACAGGGCCATACTAGAGTACTTTGGTTTAAAAACGTTTTTCTTTACAGTTATCAAAAGTTACCATATAAAGAAGATAATAATTCAGTATTAAACCTGTACTGTTATTCCTTTGAGGTTTATAAGTAATCAGTCTAATTGAGTGTCATTATATAAAGTATAAACTAATAAAGAGTATGATTGCTTTATAAACTGTAAGACTGTCAGTGCTACTGTAATGCTTCTGTCATCC from Carassius auratus strain Wakin chromosome 1, ASM336829v1, whole genome shotgun sequence includes these protein-coding regions:
- the ccsapa gene encoding centriole, cilia and spindle-associated protein isoform X1; translated protein: MQGQMSSNNNIMSKNIRTEYMKKFRDPKWETFSKSYEDSVKYRLTRRLMEQTHRPLFGDRWESGSDSSGRSSPKLKDGNVLNARHYSSSSESRKENAEVLSSWKPQVNGEVHTDTSSAGESSLPLENGYKDVTPNGPSESNLKRRQRHRAPRSEPCYPDKELDSDESQLSLSRKPSRAKSQPPGSKERTSNRENRRSFIRHDWAERHIETRDRRTPNMRVSVSAGEIHRADVGVQTRREVRKGGRSSDRRRARSADLEKSRRSALSVRDERWTTEYMSCFSARLR
- the ccsapa gene encoding centriole, cilia and spindle-associated protein isoform X2, producing the protein MSSNNNIMSKNIRTEYMKKFRDPKWETFSKSYEDSVKYRLTRRLMEQTHRPLFGDRWESGSDSSGRSSPKLKDGNVLNARHYSSSSESRKENAEVLSSWKPQVNGEVHTDTSSAGESSLPLENGYKDVTPNGPSESNLKRRQRHRAPRSEPCYPDKELDSDESQLSLSRKPSRAKSQPPGSKERTSNRENRRSFIRHDWAERHIETRDRRTPNMRVSVSAGEIHRADVGVQTRREVRKGGRSSDRRRARSADLEKSRRSALSVRDERWTTEYMSCFSARLR